The genomic window CGATCGTCGGCGCCGATCCGGCCGAAGTCGACCGCGCGGTGGTACTGGCCAAGGCCGACCTGCGCACCGAGGCCGTCGGCGAATTCCCCGAGCTTCAGGGCGCGATGGGCCGCAAATACGCGATCCTGCAGGGCGAGAGCGAGGATGTGGCGGCGGCCCTCGAGGAGCACTACAAGCCGCTCGGCCCCTCCGACGTCGTGCCGCGCGGCAAGGTGTCGCTGACGGTGGCGCTCGCCGACAAGCTCGACACGCTGACCGGTTTCTGGTCGATCGACGAAAAGCCGACCGGCTCGGGCGACCCTTATGCGCTGAGGCGTGCGGCGCTGGGGGTTATCCGGATTATTCTGGAACGTGGGGTGCGGCTGCCGCTGCTCGACGTTTTCGATGACCGCGACCTCCTCTCCTTCTTCCACGACCGCTTCAAGGTCTACCTGCGCGACATGGGCGCGCGGTATGACCTGATCGACGCGGTGCTCGGGCCTGAGGCCGACGACCTCGAAGTCGTTGCCCGCAGGGTCGAGGCGCTGACGAAATTCCTTGATTCCGAAGATGGCCAAAACCTTCTGGCGGGCGAAAAGCGCGCCGGCCAGTTGCTGGCGGCGGAAGAAAAGAAGAAGACGCGGATTGCCGAAAAGGTCGATCCGGGGCTGTTCGAACTCGAGGCCGAGACGGCGCTTTACGCCGCCATTCTCGCCGCCGGGGAGAAGGCGAGGGCCGCTTCGGCGAAGGAGGATTTCTTTGCCGCCATGGAGGCGCTCTCGGTGCTGCGCGCGCCGGTCGACCGGTTCTTCGAGGATGTGCTGGTCAATGCCGAGGACGAGGCCGTGCGCGCCAACCGTCTGGCGCTGCTCGCCATGATCCGCGAGGCCACCGGCACGGTGGCGGATTTCTCGAAGATTTCTGGCTGAGAAACACACCTCGCCTGAGAGCAGGGCGTTTGCAGAAGCTCCGCCGCATAGCCCCCCAATACTCTCTCCCGCTTGCGGGAGAGATGCTCCGAAAGGGGCAGTGAGGGTGATACAGCATTTCCTCCTGTAAGGGCGTTCGTGTGGATAGACTCCCCCCTCACTGTCGCTGTCGCGACATCTCTCCCCTCCGGGGCGAGAAGACTTGGGGGCTATGCGGTTCGGCCCAACGGAGTTTCCAGCGAGGATTGTTCGCCCCCACGCGGTTAACGCCCCGTCACCACCCCGTTCACTCTCTCTCAACCCTGCAAAATCGGATTTTGATAACCATTGATCCGCGTTGGAATTTCTTAACCGTGCTTGTTAAGGCGGCTGGTAACATCCTCGCCTAATATCCCCCTCAGACGAACGGAAAAGTTCGCAAGTTTGCGCCGGATACCGGGGACTAAGACAAGGGTGATGACATGACGAATTCGCAAGTGTTGAGGGGACAGGACGATACGGTTCTCCGGATCGATCCGGCACACTTCCCGCAGAAATTCTCCTACACGGCCAAGGGCACCGATACCCGCATCGCCGTCAAGCTCGATACCCGCGGCGCGGTGGTGCGACGCAACCTGCCGTCGAGCAACCTGCCGTTCTCGATCGCGCTGCCGGGCCGCGCCTTCAGGGGGGTCGCCGCGCGCGCGGTTGCCCATGTCGACGGCGCGATCACGGTGACGCTGGAACTGCATCACGCCGATCCGGAATTGTGCATTCCGCTTCTGATCGCCCATGATCTCGACGCGATCGTGGCCGACTGGCAGGAATGGTCGCTTCTCTACGATATTCCGATGCTGATGGTCGAGGCCGATGGCGCCGCCCGCGCGGTCGATTTCCAGCCGCATCGCGTGCATGCCGCCAATGACGAGGCGGGCCCGCGCCGCCGCAAGGCAACCCGACCGATCCCGCGTCTGACGGTTCGCATGGACGACGGCGGCCTCGGCGTCATGCTCAAGCTCGCCGGCCGCGCGGTCGCGGCCTGAGGGGCAGCCCCCAAGAATCAGCCGATGAAGATCGAGACCACCAGTCCGGCGAAGATCGCGATGCCGACATGGTGGTTGGCAAGAAACAGCCGCTTGCACTGATCGCCGTCCTCGATATCGAGCACGAAGATCTGCCAGAACAGAATGCCGCCGCCGAGGGCGAGACCGGCAAAAGCGGGCCAGCCGAGACCGGCAACCCGGAACGCAAGCGCCATCAGCGCCAGCATCGCGCCGTAAAAGCCGATCAGCCACGGCTTGGTATTGTCGCCGAAAAGACGCGCGGTGGAGCGGACGCCGATGAGGGCATCGTCCTCCTTGTCCTGATGGGCGTAGATCGTGTCATAGCCGATGGTCCAGACCACCGAGGCGATGTAGACGAGCACGGCGGGCCCGGAGAGCGCGCCGAACACCGCCGACCATCCCACCAGCGCCCCCCAGGAAAACGCCAGCCCCAGCACGAATTGCGGCCAGTCCGTGAAGCGCTTCGCGAAGGGATAGATCGCCACGATCGCCAGAGAGGCGATGCCGAGCATGATGGTGAAAAGATTGAAGCAGAGAAGCACGGCAAGCCCGGTCAGCGCCTGCAGCAGGATGAACACCTTCGCCTGCCGCCGCGTGACCCGGCCGGAGGGGAGGGGGCGCGAGCGGGTTCTGGCCACCTGATTGTCGATATCGTGATCGACCAGATCATTATAGGTGCAGCCGGCCCCGCGCATGGCAACGGCGCCAAGCCAGAACAACAGCAGATGGGCGATGAACTGCCCGGGGCGGAAGGCATTGGCATGCGCGCTCACGCCGGCCGCCATCGCCGCCGACCAGAAGCAGGGCCACATCAGCAACTGCCAGCCGATCGGCCGGTCCCAGCGGGCGAGCTGGGCGTATGGCCACAGAAAAGGCGGCAGCAGCCGGTAAACGAAATTATCCGACGGCGCGTCGATCACGCGGCCGTCATCCTCGCGAATTTTGCTCATCTGCCCGCCTTGAACGAAGCCGGATCAAAGGAAGTCGACAGGCTCCAACGGCGCCCGGTTCGCTTCCGCGGCTTTCAGTTTGTCTTCCGCCTCGAACATATAGCGGCGGTTATTGGGCGTGGCAAACTGGCTCTTGGAAAGCTGGATCTGGAAGATGAACATCTTGTCCCACGCGAATGCCATTTCGGAGCCGGCGAGATAGAATTCCCACATCCGGAAGAATTTTTCGTCGTAGAGTTTGATCGCCTCTTCCTTGCGCGCCACGAAGCGTTCGCGCCAGGCCCTCACCGTATAGGCATAATGCATCTGCAGGATTTCGATATCGCGCACCAGAAGGCCGGACTTCTCGATCGCCGGCAGCACTTCCGCAAGCGAGGGGATATAGCCGCCGGGGAAGATATATTTTTCGATGAACGGGTTGGTGTGTCCGTGGCCGGCGACATCGCGGCCGATCGAATGCAGCACCATCACCCCGTCATCGTCCAGAAGTTCGAAACACTTGTTGAAAAAATTCTGGTAGCGGCCAAGGCCGACATGTTCGAACATGCCGACGGAGACGATCCGGTCGAAGGGCCTGGCCTTCATTGTGCGGTAGTCCTGCAGCTCGAACCGTACCCTGTCCGACAGCCCGCGCTTTGCCACGCGCTTTTCCGAAATGTTATGCTGCTCGTGGGAAAGCGTGATGCCGGTGCAGTCAACGCCGGCCATCTCGGCGAGATACATGCTGAGCCCGCCCCAACCGGAGCCGATTTCCAGCACGCGCTGGCCCTCGTTCAGTCTCAGCTTGGCTGCGATATGGCGCTTCTTGGCCAGTTGCGCCTCATCAAGCGAGATATCCGGCGGATCGAAATAGGCGCAGGAATACTGCCAGTCCTCGTCCAGAAACAGGCTGAACAGCGGCGGCGTCAGGTCGTAGTGATGGGAGACATTCTTGCGGTTGCGGTTGATCGGCAGCCGCGTCTGCAACTGCGCAAGTCCCGTGCGCCAGAACACCCTTGCCGCCATCAGCGGCGAGAATACGATCTCGAGCGTGTTGCGGCGCACCAGCGACAGGAAGTCGTAGATATCGCCTTCCTCCATGATGAACCGGCCCTGCATATACATCTCGCCGAGGGCGAGCGCCGGGTTGGTGGCCACCAGTTTTTCGGCTTCCCTGTCGGCGAACCGGATCGCGACCGGATCACCGGTGCCATCTCCGAAACTCGTTATTGCTCCTGTTGCGTCCTTGACCCTTAATGTCCCGGTATTGATGATCTTTTCGATCAGGTTGAACAGCGGTGAAGCCATCGCAATCCCCCGAATGCCTGCGTATGTCACATATTATTTGACGCACATTATTCAACTTGACGCAAGAAACAAGGCGGGGGAAACGCGACAATGCAATGGTAAGTTGGACGGTTGACATGCCTTTTGCGGGAAATCTTCTCTGATGCATCCCTGGATTGTGTCGGCGAAGGTATCAATTCCGATAGCAAGCCGAATCGCGAAAATGGGTATTGCGGCGCGAAAGCGATCGAAACGGGGCGGCGAGCTTTTTCCGTCCGTTCCGGCGGCTGCAGTCGCAGCCTCGTTGTTGAGGTCATCGTCGGCAAATCACAGACGGGCTATCCGCGGGCGCCGATCGGTGGAGCTGAGCGCTCACTTCTTGCGCATCGCATCCGCAAGCGCCGCGCCGAATGCGCCCTGGGCTTGCTGCTTGCCGCCGCGATTATTGCTGCGTTCCTGCGGGCGGTCATTGCGGGGCGCTCTGACGGGCGGGGCGCCGTCATCCTTCTTCATCGACAGGGCGATGCGCTTGCGTTTGACATCCACGTCGACGACGCGGACCTTCACCACGTCGCCGGCTTTCACAACCTCATGCGGATCCTTGACGAAGCGGTCGGCGAGCTGCGAGACGTGCACCAGCCCGTCCTGATGCACGCCGATATCGACGAACGCGCCGAAGGCGGCGACATTGGTGACGGTGCCTTCCAGCATCATGCCGGGTTTCAGATCGGAAATCGCGTCGATGCCGTCGGCAAAGCTCGCGGTCCTGAATTCGGGACGCGGGTCGCGGCCGGGCTTTTCGAGTTCTGACAGAATGTCGCGCACGGTCGGCAGGCCGAATCGGTCATCGACGAAGGCGCGCGGATCGACGGTCTTCAGGGCGGCGCTGTCGCCCATCAGCGCGCGCAGGTCGCGCCCGCAGGCGGCGACGATCTTCTTCGCCACGTCATAGGCCTCCGGATGGACGGCGGACGAATCGAGCGGCTCGACGCCGTCGCGGATGCGCAGAAACCCGGCGCTCTGTTCGAAGGCGCGCGGACCAAGCCGGGCAACCTTCAGCAATTCCCTGCGGCTCCTGAACGCGCCATTGGCGTCGCGGTGCAGCACGATCGCCTCGGCAATCGAGGGGCCGAGACCGGAAACGCGGGCAAGCAGCGGCGCGGAAGCGGTGTTGAGGTCGACGCCGACGCCGTTGACCGCGTCCTCGACCACGGCATCGAGCGAGCGCGACAGTTTCATCTGGTCGACATCGTGCTGATACTGGCCGACGCCGATCGATTTCGGCTCGATCTTGACGAGTTCGGCCAGCGGGTCCTGCAATCGCCGGGCGATCGAGACCGCGCCGCGCAGCGAAACGTCAAGCTCCGGAAACTCCTTCGCCGCCATCTCCGAGGCCGAATAGACCGAAGCGCCGGCCTCCGACACGATCACCTTCATCGGCTTCGGCTCGGGAACCGTCTTCAGCACGTCGGCGACCAGTTTTTCGGTTTCGCGGCTGGCCGTGCCGTTGCCGATCGCGATCAGCGAGACGTTGTGGCGCGCGATCAGCGCCTTCAGCACGGCCATCGCGCCCTGAATGTCGTTGCGCGGCTGGAACGGATAGATGGTCGCGGTATCGAGTAGCTTGCCGGTGCCGTCGACGGCCGCGACCTTGACGCCGGTGCGGATGCCCGGATCGAGGCCGAGCGTGACGCGGGAGCCGGCGGGGGCTGCCAGCAGCAGGTCCTTCAGATTGCGGGCGAACACATGGATCGCCTCGTCCTCGGCGCGCTCGCGCATTTCCCGCATCAGATCGAGCGACAGCGAGGTGGAAAGCTTGACCCGCCAGCACCAGCCGGCGACCTGCATCAGGAAGGCGTTGGCCTTGCCCTCCTTGCCGATATCGAAGAAGCGGGCGATCATCTGCTGGGCGGGTTTGACCGGGGCGGGGTTATCGCGGTCGGCCTCGATCGCGACCGACAGTACTTCCTCGTTGAAGCCGCGCAGCATGGCGAGCACGCGATGGCCCGGCGCGGTCGCGAATTTTTCGGCATGATCGAAATAGTCGGAGAATTTCTGTCCGGCCTCTTCCTTGCCCGCCACCACCGTGGCGTAGAGCATCGCATTGTCGCGCATATAGTGCCGCAGCCTGCCGACGAGTTCGGCGTTTTCCGCGAACTCCTCCGACAGGATATCGCGGACGCCGTCGAGCGCGGCGCGGGTATCGGCGACCTTTTCATTGATGTAGGCCTCGGCAAGCTTTTCCGGGTCCACGTTCCGGTTCTGGAAAATCGCATCGGCCAGCGGCTGAAGGCCGTTCTCGCGGGCGATCATCGCGCGGGTGCGGCGCTTTGGCTTGTAGGGGAGATAGAGGTCTTCGAGTTCGGACTTGGTGGCAACAGCGGCGATCTTGCCGGACAGCTCGTCCGTCATCTTGCCCTGGCCGGTGATCGATTCGACGATCGTGGCGCGCCGCGCCTCCAGTTCGCGCAGATAGGTGACGCGCTCGGCAAGAGTGCGTAACTGTCCGTCATCGAGCCCGCCGGTAGCCTCCTTGCGGTAGCGCGCAACGAACGGCACGGTCGCCCCGTCATCCAGAAGCTTCAGCGCGGCGTCCACCTGATCTGGGCGGGCCTTGATTTCCTCGGCGACGATGCGGGCGATTTTTGCTGCGGCCATCAATTTCATTCCATCTTCCACGGGAGCGGTGAATTTAGGCGTTCATAGCGCCGAAACAATGGCTTTGGCGATGGCGTTTGCGACCGTCCACAATATTGCCCCGGATGTTAACGCATCCCGGCCTTGACCTTTGCCGCCCGCCTGCTTACCCAACCGCGAGCAGGTGACAAACGGAGCGGACCCATGAATGTCCTTCTGATCGGTTCGGGCGGGCGCGAGCATGCGCTGGCCTGGAAACTCGCGCAATCCCCCGAAATCGGCGCTTTCTATGCCGCTCCCGGCAATCCGGGCATCGCAGCCCATGCCGTCTGCGTGGCGCTCGATGTTACCGACCACGCGGCGGTGGTGGCGTTCTGCGGGGAAAAAGCGATCGACCTCGTGGTCGTCGGCCCCGAGGCCCCGCTGGTTGCCGGCCTCGCGGATGATCTGCAGGCGGCCGGGCTGAAAGTGTTCGGGCCGACCAAAGCGGCCGCGCAGCTTGAAGGCTCCAAGGGCTTCACCAAGGATCTGTGCGCGCGCTACGATATCCCGACCGGCGCCTATCAGCGGTTCGACAATGCGGAAGCCGCCAAGGCCTATGTGCACGAAATCGGCGCGCCGATCGTGATCAAGGCCGATGGCCTTGCCGCCGGCAAGGGCGTCACCGTGGCCCGCACCAATGACGAGGCACTCGCCGCGATCGATGACTGCTTCTCAGGCACGTTCGGCGCGGCCGGCGCGGAAGTCGTGGTCGAGGAATTTCTGGTGGGCGAGGAAGCGAGCTTCTTCTGCCTGTCGGACGGAAAGCACGCGCTGCCGCTGGCCACCGCCCAGGATCACAAGGCCGTCGGCGATGGCGATACCGGACCCAACACCGGCGGCATGGGCGCCTATTCGCCGGCGCCGGTGATGGACGCGGCGATGATCGAGCGCACGATGAAGGAGATCATCGAACCCACGATCCGCGGCATGGCGGAAATGGGACATCCGTTTCAGGGCGTGCTCTATGCCGGGCTGATGATCACCGAAAAGGGGCCGGAGCTGATCGAATACAATGCGCGTTTCGGCGATCCCGAATGCCAGGTGATGATGATGCGGCTGAAGAGCGATCTGCTGCCGATACTCGTCGCCTGCGCCGACGGCACGCTCGATGGCGTTTCGGCCGTGTGGAGCGAGCAGACCGCGCTGACGGTGGTGATGGCGTCCAAGGGGTATCCGGGCGGCTACAGGAAGGGCAGCGAGATCAAGGCGTTGCCCGCCGACGATGGCTCCGCCCGCACCTTCCATGCCGGCACGGCGGTGAAGGACGGCAGGCTTGTCGCCAATGGCGGTCGGGTGCTGAACGTCACCGCGCTCGGCCCCAATGTCACCGAGGCGCAGACCCGCGCTTATGAACTGATCGAGAGCATCGACTGGCCGGAAGGCTTCTGCCGCCGCGATATCGGCTGGCGCGCGGTTGCCCGCGAAGAGGGCTGAAAAGCAGAATCCCGGTTATCAGGCTGGAATAATCAGCGCGGCTGCGCGCTCGGTCAGGAGTTTCGCAACCCTTGCGGTGGCAACCTCATCAAGCCGCGTGACCGGACCCGATACCGCGATTGCGCCGCGCAGCCTGCCGCTCTGGTCGAAGACGGGGGCGGCAATCGCCGCCACATCCGGGTTGCGCTCGCCGCGCGAGGTGGCAAAGCCTGCCTCACGGATATCATCCCACTTTGATCCGCTATCCCTGTCGAAAGCCTGCAGCACCTTTCCCGAGGCTCCCAGCCCGATGGGCAATTCGACGCCTTCTGCAACCGAGTGGCGGATCGCGCGCTCCGGCTCGCTGCGATAAAGGCACAGCCGGGCGTCGCCGCGGCGCACGTAGAATGACGCCGTTTCCCCCGTCGCCTTCGCCAGGTGGGCAAGCTCTGCCCTGATCCCGTCGCCGAGCGAGAAGGATGCGCGGTATTGCGCTCCCAGCCGCCAGACCGTGCTCGCCAGCCGGTATTGCCCAAGCTCGTCCCGCTCCAGATAGCCAAACCGTATCAGCGAGTTGAGAAGCCGCAGGATAGTGCTCTTGTAGAGCCCTGTTTCCCGCGCGATCTGCGCCAGTGAAAGCGGCTGATCTGCCGTCGCGAAGCATTCGAGAATAGCAAGTGCCCGATCGACGGCGTCGACGCCTTTTTGCTCGGCGAGCTGACCCATGGAGAATCCCTCAGTGGACTGGACGATTGAATACCGTTCTGTTATTGTGAGCAGCGTTTCGTTAGATAGAACGATAAAATCTGATTGGCAAGGGTAAATTGACGTATAATCAACAAAAACCGTCTCCCCTCGAAGGCATCAGGATATTGGACCTTAGCAATGTTCTGGCGGGTCCGTTCTGCTGTCATCAGCTCGCTCATATGGGGGCGGAGGTGATCAAGGTCGAAAATGTCCGGGGCGGCGATCTGGCCCGGCAGCTCGGCGTCGATCCAGAGCTGAACAAGCGCAATATGGGCATCTCGTTTCTCGCGCAGAACGCCGGCAAGAAATCCGTGACGCTCAACCTCAAGGACGAGGCCGGCAAGGCGCTTCTCAAACAACTGGTCGCAACCGCCGACGTGCTGGTGGAAAACTACCGGCCGGGCGTGATGAAGCGGCTCGGCCTCGACTACGAGGTGTTGAAGGCCGTCAACCCGAAGCTGATCTACTGCGCGATCTCGGGCTTCGGCCAGGAGGGTCCCTGGGTGCATCGGCCGGCCTATGATCAGATCATTCAGGGCAGTTCCGGCGTCATGTCGATAACCGGTGATGCAGACAGCGCACCGATGCGCGTCGGCTATCCGATCGCCGACACGATCGGCGGCATGACCGCCGCCTTCGCGATCGCCGCGGCACTCAATGCGCCGGAACGGGGCAGCTTCATCGATGTCTCGATGCTGGAAGCGACGATCGCCACCATGGGCTGGGCCGTCTCGAACTATCTCATCGGCGGTGTGGCGCCGACCCCCAATGGCAACGAGAACCTGACATCGGCACCATCCGGCACGTTCCAGGCCGAAGATGCGCCCATCAATATCGCGGCCAACAAGGACGAGCAGTGGGAGGCGCTGGCGCGCCATATCGGCCGGCCGGAACTGCTTGAGGACCCGCGCTTTCTCAACCGCGAACTGCGCAAGCAGAACCGTCTGTCGCTGAAAGCCGAAATAGAAACCGTGCTGGTCACCCGGCCCGCGCGCGAATGGGCGCGGGAGATGAACCGGATCGGCGTGCCCGCAGGGGCTGTGCTTTCCGTGCCGGAGGTTCTCGCCCATCCACAGATCACCGAGCGGGGCCTGCTTGCGACTTTTGGCCAAGTGCCCGGCGTCGAAAGAGATATTACAGTCGTCAGAACCGGCTTCAAACTCGATGGCAAGGCACCCGCCGTTGAAGACGCGCCGCCGATTCTCGGCCAGCACAACGACGAAATCTATACCGATCTCGGCCTCACCGGCCAGCAGATCAACGAACTGAAGGATGCAGGGGTCATATGAGCGACGTCGCCGACTGGTGGAGCACCGAAATCATCGACATGGCCCCGGGCCAGATCCGCATGCGCGGCAGGCCGATCGAGGAACTCATCGGCAATGTCAGCTTTGCACAGATGGTGTGGCTGATGACGCGCGGCGACCTGCCCTCGAAGCCGGAGGCGGATCTGCTGGAAGCGGCCCTCGTCGCCGCCGTCGATCACGGCCCGCAAGCGCCCTCGATCGCGGCTGCCCGGATGGCGGTGACCTGCGGCCTGTCGCTCAACGGCGCAATGGCCAATGCGGTCAATATGCTGGATGACGTCCATGGCGGAGCCGGCGAACAGGCGCTTGAGCTTTATCGCCTGATTGATTCGGCCGCGACCGATGGCGCGCCGCTTGACGAAGCGGTCGCCGATTGCGTCGCCGAGTTCCAGGCCACCCGCGGCAAATATATTCCGGGCTTCGGCCACCGCTTTCACAAGCCCGTCGACCCGCGCAGTCCGCGCCTTCTGGCGCTTGTGGACGAGGCCGCGGCGAACGGCGTGGTCAGCGGCAGGTTCGCCGCAGTCGGCCGCGCGCTCGGCGCGCATCTGGAGGCCGCCCGCGGCAAACCGGTGCCCATGAATATCGACGGCGCGACCGCCGTGATCTATGGCGAACTCGGCTTCCCGGCGCCGCTTGCCCGCGGGCTGTTCTGCCTGTCGCGCTCGGTCGGCGCCATGTCGCACGCCTATGAACAGATGCAGCAGGGGGGCCGCAACAAGGGGCCGACGCCTCCGCATTACCGGTGGACCTACACGGGGCCCAATCCGATATCCTGAAATGGTCGAAAAAAGGGAGGACCATCATGACGAAAATACGTAACCTCTTGGCAGCGCTCTCGCTGGGGCTTGCCGTGGCAAGCCCGGCAGCGGCGTTCGAGCCGAGCGCAACCGAATGCATTGCGCCCGCAGCACCCGGCGGCGGCTGGGACTTCACCTGCCGCCAGGTCGGCAAGGTGATGCAGGACCTGAAGCTGGTGCCCGGCACCATGCAGGTGGTCAACCTGGTTGGCGGCTCGGGCGGCGTGGCTTTTGCCTCGGTTGTGACCAAGCGCGACAGCGACGAGGACCTGCTGGTGGCAGCTTCTTCCGCCACCGCAACGCGTCTGGCGCAGGGCGCATTCCCGGGCAACAATGCCGATCAGGTTCGCTGGATCGGCTCGGTCGGCGCTGACTATGGCATCATCGCCGTCGCCAAGGATTCGCCGATCAACACGCTTCCCGAACTGCTGGACAAGATCAAGGAAGACCCGAAAAGCATCGCGATCGCGGGCGGCTCCGCCGTTGGCGGCTGGGACCATCTGAAGGTATTGATGGCAGCCCGCAAGGCCGGCGTTCAGGACGTGCGCCAGGTCAAATACGTCGCCTTCGAAGGCGGCGGCGAGGCCGTGACCCAGCTTCTGGCAGGTTCCGTACAGGCCTTCACCGGCGACGCATCCGAAGCCAAGGGCTTCGTCGATTCCGGTGATATCAAGGTGATTGCGGTTCTCGCGCCCGAACGCATGCCCGGCGACTTCTCCAGCTTCCCGACGGCCAAGGAACAGGGAATCGATGTCGTCGGCGCCAACTGGCGCGGTTTCTATGCCCCCGGCAAGATCAGCGACGAAGCCTATGATTACTGGGTTGATGCCGTCCAGACGGTCTACACGTCCGACGAATGGCAGCAGATCATGACCCAGAGCGGCCTGGCCCCTCTCGACAAGAGCGGCCCGGAATTCCAGGCCTTCGTGATGGAATCCATCGCCGAGATTCAGGAATTGTCGCGCGAGATCGGCATTTTGAAGTAGTATCGATGCGAGGGCCGGCCGGTTGGGAGACCGGCCGGCCCTTTTTCGTATTCGCAAGGCGTATAAAGCGCCCGGTAACAATCTGCCCATGGGGAGGCATTCCATGAGTGATCGTATTTTCGGCGGCTTCGGCATCGTCATAGCCGCCATCTATATCTGGCAGGCGCTGCTGACCCAGGAAAGCTTCATGAGCGATCCGGTGGGCCCCAAGACATTTCCCATCATTATCGGGGTTATCCTGGCAGTGGCGAGCCTCTTCATCATTCTCATGCCGGACGGCGAGCCCGAATGGCCGAAGGCGAAATCACTGGCTGAAATCGCAATCTCGGCCTGCTTGCTGTTCGCCTATGCCTATTTCCTGCCGATCGCCGGCTTTGTGATCGCCACGATGGTGGCCGCGGGCTTCCTGTCCTGGCGGCTCGGCGCGCCGGCACTGAAGGCAGCGATCGCCGGCATTTGCATTTCGGTCGGCATCTATGTCGTCTTCCATCTCGTTCTCGGCTTGCATCTGGCAACCGGGCCGCTCGGCATCTAGGGGGAAACCATGCAGACCATTTCCGCACTGGCCGACGGTTTCACCGTCGCCCTGACGTTCCAGAACCTGGCGCTGGCGCTGCTCGGCTGCTTTCTCGGAACGATTATCGGCGCTCTGCCGGGCCTTGGCCCGTCAAACGGCGTCGCCATCCTTATCCCGCTTGCCTTCACGCTTGGCCTGCCCGCCACGCCGGCGCTGATCCTGCTGACCTCGATCTATTTCGGCGCGATGTATGGCGGTCGCATTTCATCGATCCTGCTCAACATTCCCGGTGACGAGCCGGCGATGATGACGACGCTCGACGGTTATCCCATGGCCCAGCAGGGTCGTGCCGGCGAGGCGCTGGCGCTGTCCGGCATCGCCTCGTTCGTCGGTTCCTTCTTCGCGATCTGCGGTCTTGCCGTGCTCGCGCCGCAGCTCGTCAAGGTGGCGCTTCTGTTCGGTCCGGCGGAGTATTTCGCGCTTTATGCTCTGGCGTTTGCGACGCTTGGCGGGGTTACCAGCCGCAACCAGGCGAAATCCGCTCTCGCGGCGGCGCTGGGCCTCGGCATCGCCATGATCGGCGTCGACCAGCAGACCGGCGTTCCCCGGCTCACCTTCGGCGAGATCCATCTCTATGACGGGATCGACTTCCTGGTCGCCATTGTCGGGCTGTTCGCGCTTTCGGAAGTCTTCACCTTCCTCGAACATCGCGGCAGCGATGTCGACAAGGCCGGCGGCAAGGAGGAGAAGGTCAAGATCGGTCGCATTCTTCCGCGGTGGAAGATGCTGCGCGCAACCAGCGGCTCGATGGCACGCGGCACGGTGATCGGCTTCCTGGCCGGCGTTCTGCCGGGTGCCGGCGCTTCGCTCGGATCGTTCCTTGCCTATGGCGCCGAGCGTAGCCTGAAGAACGGCAAGAACACCTTCGGCAAGGGCGATCCGCGCGGCGTGGCCGCACCCGAAGCCGGCAACAATGCCGCCGCCGGCGGCGCTCTGGTGCCGATGCTGGCGCTCGGCGTTCCCGGTTCCGGCACGACGGCGGTGCTGCTTGCCATGCTGCTGGCGCTGAACATCACCCCCGGCCCGCTGCTGTTCACCCAGAACCCCGATGTCGTGTG from Martelella sp. NC20 includes these protein-coding regions:
- a CDS encoding citryl-CoA lyase produces the protein MSDVADWWSTEIIDMAPGQIRMRGRPIEELIGNVSFAQMVWLMTRGDLPSKPEADLLEAALVAAVDHGPQAPSIAAARMAVTCGLSLNGAMANAVNMLDDVHGGAGEQALELYRLIDSAATDGAPLDEAVADCVAEFQATRGKYIPGFGHRFHKPVDPRSPRLLALVDEAAANGVVSGRFAAVGRALGAHLEAARGKPVPMNIDGATAVIYGELGFPAPLARGLFCLSRSVGAMSHAYEQMQQGGRNKGPTPPHYRWTYTGPNPIS
- a CDS encoding Bug family tripartite tricarboxylate transporter substrate binding protein, whose translation is MTKIRNLLAALSLGLAVASPAAAFEPSATECIAPAAPGGGWDFTCRQVGKVMQDLKLVPGTMQVVNLVGGSGGVAFASVVTKRDSDEDLLVAASSATATRLAQGAFPGNNADQVRWIGSVGADYGIIAVAKDSPINTLPELLDKIKEDPKSIAIAGGSAVGGWDHLKVLMAARKAGVQDVRQVKYVAFEGGGEAVTQLLAGSVQAFTGDASEAKGFVDSGDIKVIAVLAPERMPGDFSSFPTAKEQGIDVVGANWRGFYAPGKISDEAYDYWVDAVQTVYTSDEWQQIMTQSGLAPLDKSGPEFQAFVMESIAEIQELSREIGILK
- a CDS encoding IclR family transcriptional regulator encodes the protein MGQLAEQKGVDAVDRALAILECFATADQPLSLAQIARETGLYKSTILRLLNSLIRFGYLERDELGQYRLASTVWRLGAQYRASFSLGDGIRAELAHLAKATGETASFYVRRGDARLCLYRSEPERAIRHSVAEGVELPIGLGASGKVLQAFDRDSGSKWDDIREAGFATSRGERNPDVAAIAAPVFDQSGRLRGAIAVSGPVTRLDEVATARVAKLLTERAAALIIPA
- a CDS encoding tripartite tricarboxylate transporter TctB family protein, coding for MSDRIFGGFGIVIAAIYIWQALLTQESFMSDPVGPKTFPIIIGVILAVASLFIILMPDGEPEWPKAKSLAEIAISACLLFAYAYFLPIAGFVIATMVAAGFLSWRLGAPALKAAIAGICISVGIYVVFHLVLGLHLATGPLGI
- a CDS encoding tripartite tricarboxylate transporter permease; translation: MQTISALADGFTVALTFQNLALALLGCFLGTIIGALPGLGPSNGVAILIPLAFTLGLPATPALILLTSIYFGAMYGGRISSILLNIPGDEPAMMTTLDGYPMAQQGRAGEALALSGIASFVGSFFAICGLAVLAPQLVKVALLFGPAEYFALYALAFATLGGVTSRNQAKSALAAALGLGIAMIGVDQQTGVPRLTFGEIHLYDGIDFLVAIVGLFALSEVFTFLEHRGSDVDKAGGKEEKVKIGRILPRWKMLRATSGSMARGTVIGFLAGVLPGAGASLGSFLAYGAERSLKNGKNTFGKGDPRGVAAPEAGNNAAAGGALVPMLALGVPGSGTTAVLLAMLLALNITPGPLLFTQNPDVVWGLIAALMIGNFMLLLLNIPMVGLFVRLLLVPTRYLMPAVAMISFVGIYGISGSVFDLTVMVLFGLGGWLLRKLDVPLVPVIMGVLLGNQMEVNLRRAMTISDGNWSTLWASPLSISLWVLAIAGFMLPIVLSLMNRRIDPSKLRTEEVSEGD
- a CDS encoding CaiB/BaiF CoA transferase family protein, coding for MTYNQQKPSPLEGIRILDLSNVLAGPFCCHQLAHMGAEVIKVENVRGGDLARQLGVDPELNKRNMGISFLAQNAGKKSVTLNLKDEAGKALLKQLVATADVLVENYRPGVMKRLGLDYEVLKAVNPKLIYCAISGFGQEGPWVHRPAYDQIIQGSSGVMSITGDADSAPMRVGYPIADTIGGMTAAFAIAAALNAPERGSFIDVSMLEATIATMGWAVSNYLIGGVAPTPNGNENLTSAPSGTFQAEDAPINIAANKDEQWEALARHIGRPELLEDPRFLNRELRKQNRLSLKAEIETVLVTRPAREWAREMNRIGVPAGAVLSVPEVLAHPQITERGLLATFGQVPGVERDITVVRTGFKLDGKAPAVEDAPPILGQHNDEIYTDLGLTGQQINELKDAGVI